One Olsenella sp. oral taxon 807 DNA segment encodes these proteins:
- a CDS encoding type II toxin-antitoxin system YafQ family toxin, giving the protein MAATASSYFKALQRRESLPEVARDHSLGGAYRGHRECHIEPDWLLIYRIDEEGLILIATRTGSHSELLGL; this is encoded by the coding sequence ATTGCAGCCACAGCAAGCAGTTACTTCAAGGCGCTCCAGCGAAGGGAAAGCCTTCCCGAGGTGGCGCGCGACCATTCCCTGGGCGGAGCGTATCGAGGACATCGCGAATGCCATATCGAACCCGATTGGCTCCTCATTTATCGTATCGACGAGGAGGGGCTCATCCTTATTGCCACACGCACGGGAAGCCACAGCGAGCTGCTGGGGCTATGA
- a CDS encoding HigA family addiction module antitoxin yields MDEAIDPVAPGELLEEEFLEPMGITKYRLAKEIGVPATRIGEIVSGKRSVTADTDLRLCRFFGLSDGYWLRVQAAYDTDLARMRMSEELDKIRPWSQLATASGERHR; encoded by the coding sequence ATGGACGAGGCGATCGATCCCGTGGCGCCCGGTGAACTGCTCGAGGAGGAGTTCCTTGAGCCGATGGGCATAACGAAGTACCGTCTGGCGAAGGAAATCGGCGTACCGGCGACGCGCATCGGCGAGATCGTGTCGGGCAAGCGCTCCGTGACTGCGGACACGGACCTCAGGCTCTGCAGGTTCTTCGGACTCAGCGATGGCTACTGGCTACGTGTCCAGGCCGCGTATGACACCGACCTCGCGCGTATGAGGATGAGCGAAGAGCTCGACAAGATAAGGCCCTGGAGCCAGCTGGCAACCGCATCGGGCGAGCGTCATAGGTAG
- a CDS encoding type II toxin-antitoxin system RelE/ParE family toxin, which yields MFMIVSFKDSDTERLASNTRVKRFEAFERIALRRLRQLQAAGTINDLRVPPGNRLEALRGDRKGRHSIRISDQCRICFVWSDAGPKDVEIVDYH from the coding sequence ATGTTCATGATAGTTTCGTTCAAAGATTCGGATACGGAGCGGCTCGCCTCCAACACGCGCGTAAAGCGCTTCGAGGCGTTCGAGCGTATCGCCCTGAGGAGGCTCCGCCAACTTCAGGCCGCCGGAACTATCAACGATCTGAGAGTTCCTCCGGGGAACCGACTCGAGGCTCTGAGAGGCGACAGGAAAGGGCGGCACAGCATCCGGATAAGCGACCAATGCCGCATCTGCTTCGTGTGGAGCGATGCGGGTCCGAAAGACGTAGAGATCGTGGATTACCACTAA
- a CDS encoding efflux RND transporter periplasmic adaptor subunit, whose protein sequence is MLPFGRKPHQNDAGTSPDDNESARNGRHMAPVPGTPATPDKTEVFESRIGVIGPADADEDAEAREAYESLMRHRRVRRRKKRIKVGVILGVVAIIGITIAQVIQGGAQSESPAISTAFVTRGEFSDSVSASGSIKPVSSTVVTPEVDGIIQDVRVAEGSAVDKGDRLFSVKNDELDKAVRKAAQQVKTAKNEVGKAQAALETARKGAAAVAEGGQRGDTSSVEMAKTDLESAKISLEEARSAYDDAVAQADKRTVTAPCDGTVIVMNAVNGASVGSPGGAGAGAGSSAGAGSAGALMTIADLSRMKVTVQINEVDVSRVAVGQRARVTFSALRQLVCEAQVTHVSTVSSSEAGGSGAGSGGPGAGYDGGGRAIVTYAVELLIDSPDASIKPGMTANADIMIQQIGNALNVPLSALTEDGAQAYVSVVTARDESGDPQTSRVPVTVRARSSTTAAIEGDGIEEGTEVLLAGGTGGSGNGGGPGGGPDGSGDGATAYGGGGV, encoded by the coding sequence ATGCTTCCCTTTGGCCGCAAGCCCCATCAGAATGACGCCGGCACGTCGCCCGATGACAATGAGTCGGCGCGCAACGGACGGCACATGGCCCCTGTCCCCGGGACTCCTGCGACCCCCGACAAGACGGAGGTCTTCGAGTCGCGCATAGGGGTCATAGGCCCGGCCGATGCCGACGAGGACGCCGAGGCCCGCGAGGCCTATGAGAGCCTCATGCGCCACCGCAGGGTCCGCAGAAGAAAGAAGCGCATAAAGGTGGGCGTCATCCTTGGCGTCGTGGCGATCATCGGCATCACCATCGCCCAAGTCATCCAGGGCGGCGCGCAATCCGAGAGCCCCGCCATAAGCACCGCGTTCGTCACGCGCGGGGAGTTCAGCGACTCCGTGTCCGCCTCGGGCTCCATCAAGCCCGTCTCCTCGACGGTGGTGACGCCCGAGGTCGACGGCATCATCCAGGACGTGCGGGTCGCGGAGGGCTCCGCCGTCGACAAGGGCGACAGGCTCTTCAGCGTCAAGAACGATGAGCTTGACAAGGCCGTCCGCAAGGCGGCCCAGCAGGTCAAGACGGCAAAGAACGAGGTCGGCAAGGCCCAGGCCGCCCTGGAGACCGCCCGCAAAGGTGCCGCAGCCGTTGCCGAGGGCGGCCAGAGGGGCGACACCTCGTCGGTCGAGATGGCAAAGACGGATCTCGAGAGCGCCAAGATCTCCCTCGAGGAGGCCCGCTCGGCCTATGACGACGCGGTCGCCCAGGCGGACAAGCGCACTGTCACCGCCCCGTGCGACGGCACGGTCATCGTCATGAACGCCGTGAACGGCGCGTCGGTCGGCTCGCCTGGGGGCGCGGGCGCAGGCGCAGGCTCGAGTGCGGGCGCGGGCTCGGCCGGGGCGCTGATGACCATCGCCGACCTCTCGAGGATGAAGGTGACCGTGCAGATAAACGAGGTGGACGTCTCTCGGGTCGCCGTCGGCCAGAGGGCGAGGGTGACGTTTTCCGCCCTCCGCCAGCTCGTCTGCGAGGCGCAGGTCACGCACGTCTCCACGGTCTCCTCCTCGGAGGCGGGAGGCTCGGGCGCGGGCAGCGGCGGCCCGGGCGCGGGCTATGACGGCGGGGGGCGCGCCATCGTCACCTACGCCGTCGAGCTCCTCATCGACAGCCCCGACGCCTCCATCAAGCCCGGCATGACCGCCAACGCGGACATCATGATCCAGCAGATAGGCAACGCGCTCAACGTGCCCCTCTCCGCGCTCACGGAGGACGGCGCGCAGGCATACGTGAGCGTCGTCACCGCGCGTGACGAGAGCGGCGACCCCCAGACCAGCCGGGTGCCCGTCACAGTCAGGGCAAGGAGCTCCACCACCGCAGCCATCGAGGGCGACGGCATCGAGGAGGGCACCGAGGTGCTCCTTGCCGGCGGGACGGGAGGCTCGGGTAACGGCGGCGGCCCGGGCGGCGGCCCTGACGGCTCTGGCGACGGGGCGACGGCGTATGGCGGGGGCGGTGTGTGA
- a CDS encoding ABC transporter ATP-binding protein: protein MPNVIEAHGLHRIYETAAGLTHALRGVSLSVGKGEFLCIMGPSGSGKSTLMNILGCLDTPTTGSYKLEGLEVADLFDDDLAEIRATRLGFVFQSFNLLPRTTVLRNVMLPLVYSDIPVSERELRAWRALRSVGLPEDYYDHRSNELSGGQIQRVAIARALVNDPAVILADEPTGNLDSATGEMVLRTFRAMQDRGKTIVLITHDPEIAAWADRTVHIRDGRLLTDEQERAFVLQHGAQEAAGGGGA from the coding sequence ATGCCCAACGTGATCGAGGCGCATGGGCTGCATCGCATATATGAGACGGCGGCGGGCCTCACGCATGCCCTGCGCGGCGTCTCCCTGAGCGTCGGGAAGGGCGAGTTCCTCTGCATCATGGGGCCCTCAGGCTCGGGGAAGTCTACCCTCATGAACATACTGGGCTGCCTGGACACGCCTACCACGGGCTCCTACAAGCTCGAGGGGCTCGAGGTCGCCGACCTCTTTGACGACGATCTTGCCGAGATCCGCGCCACGCGCCTCGGCTTCGTCTTCCAGTCGTTCAACCTGCTGCCCCGCACCACGGTGCTGCGCAACGTCATGCTGCCGCTCGTCTACTCCGACATCCCCGTCTCCGAGCGCGAGCTGCGCGCCTGGAGGGCGCTGAGGTCGGTGGGCCTGCCCGAGGACTACTACGACCACCGGTCAAACGAGCTCTCCGGCGGGCAGATCCAGCGCGTGGCCATAGCGCGGGCGCTGGTCAACGACCCGGCCGTGATCCTGGCCGACGAGCCGACGGGCAACCTCGACTCCGCGACGGGCGAGATGGTGCTCAGGACGTTTCGCGCCATGCAGGATCGCGGCAAGACCATCGTGCTCATCACCCATGACCCCGAGATCGCCGCGTGGGCGGACCGCACCGTGCACATACGTGACGGCCGCCTGCTCACGGACGAGCAGGAGCGCGCGTTTGTCCTGCAGCATGGCGCGCAGGAGGCCGCGGGGGGTGGGGGCGCATGA
- a CDS encoding ABC transporter permease: MRLRDLFLETLSAFNANRGRSLLTILGIVIGISAVIAMTSLIDGIKYSLLGSLGLNQSRMVTIYAAPDRGVTEQDLEQLAMGIPDYEFVTGIDSASERLGSAEKQFDARITGCRPEYFTVMGFAASTGSLLSQSDVSGEARNVVLDRVAAEKVFGSERDAVGKTVRINNGDYTVVGTCDSGQGASGGERSLLSCYMPYSTFTTRVSGSKAISEIYGYAREGANMKTLAERTKAWLIDWFSIPESEAEGRISVMTLSSIIERLDATMASFQVLVTAIAGISLLVGGIGIMNMMLTNVTERIREIGLRKALGARAADITRQFLFESILLCVTGGVIGVALGYAAAWGLAGSASAFLHMETSVTPIITPSVVLMTSGTCIGIGLVFGYWPARRAARLNPVESLRYQ; the protein is encoded by the coding sequence ATGAGGCTTCGCGACCTGTTTCTGGAGACCCTCTCGGCGTTTAACGCCAACCGCGGCCGCAGCCTCCTGACGATACTGGGCATCGTCATCGGCATCAGCGCCGTCATCGCCATGACCTCCCTCATCGACGGGATCAAGTACTCCCTGCTGGGTTCCCTGGGCCTCAACCAGTCCCGCATGGTCACCATATATGCGGCGCCCGATCGCGGGGTGACCGAGCAGGACCTGGAGCAGCTGGCGATGGGCATCCCCGACTACGAGTTCGTCACCGGCATCGACTCGGCCTCGGAGCGCCTCGGCTCGGCTGAGAAGCAGTTTGACGCGCGCATCACCGGGTGCAGGCCTGAGTACTTTACCGTCATGGGGTTTGCGGCCTCAACGGGATCGCTCCTCTCGCAATCCGACGTGAGCGGCGAGGCAAGGAACGTCGTGCTCGACCGCGTGGCCGCCGAGAAGGTCTTCGGGAGCGAGAGGGACGCCGTGGGCAAGACGGTGCGCATCAACAACGGCGACTATACCGTGGTCGGCACCTGTGACAGCGGCCAGGGGGCGAGTGGGGGCGAGAGGTCCCTCCTGTCGTGCTACATGCCCTACTCGACATTCACGACGCGCGTCTCGGGCAGCAAGGCCATCAGCGAGATCTATGGGTACGCGCGCGAGGGCGCCAACATGAAAACCCTTGCCGAGCGGACGAAGGCCTGGCTCATCGACTGGTTCTCGATCCCCGAGAGCGAGGCGGAGGGCCGGATCAGCGTCATGACACTCTCCTCCATCATCGAGCGGCTCGATGCCACCATGGCGTCGTTCCAGGTGCTTGTGACGGCCATCGCGGGCATCTCGCTTCTGGTCGGCGGCATCGGCATCATGAACATGATGCTCACCAACGTGACGGAGCGCATCCGGGAGATCGGCCTTCGCAAGGCCCTGGGCGCACGGGCCGCCGACATCACGAGGCAGTTCCTGTTCGAGTCGATACTGCTGTGCGTCACGGGTGGCGTCATCGGGGTCGCCCTCGGGTATGCCGCTGCGTGGGGCCTGGCAGGCTCGGCCTCGGCCTTCCTGCACATGGAGACGTCGGTCACGCCCATCATCACCCCGTCGGTCGTGCTGATGACCTCGGGGACCTGCATTGGGATCGGGCTCGTGTTTGGCTACTGGCCCGCGCGCCGGGCGGCGAGGCTCAACCCCGTGGAGTCGCTCCGCTACCAGTAG
- a CDS encoding transposase, with translation MDKDSPSHTSRYRACHVARVPRRRRKVPCGETEREVGETPGMLAGRTGGAGMVEGSARPDHTRICLRIAPRRGAGDVVGRSRGKSAIIPRERHHERGALTGRDRTMWARGYRAGTVGPDKSVIRRHVQRQSDGSRTG, from the coding sequence ATGGACAAGGATAGCCCATCGCACACGAGCCGGTATCGCGCGTGCCACGTGGCGCGGGTACCGAGGCGTCGCAGGAAGGTGCCGTGCGGCGAGACCGAAAGGGAGGTCGGCGAGACGCCCGGGATGCTGGCCGGCAGGACGGGCGGCGCCGGGATGGTGGAGGGGAGCGCCCGCCCCGACCACACGCGCATCTGCCTCCGGATCGCACCCAGGCGCGGCGCGGGCGACGTGGTGGGTAGGTCGAGGGGTAAGAGCGCGATCATACCGCGCGAGCGGCACCATGAGCGGGGGGCCCTTACGGGCAGGGACCGGACGATGTGGGCGAGGGGCTACCGCGCGGGCACCGTCGGCCCTGACAAGTCGGTCATCAGGAGGCACGTCCAGCGGCAGTCTGACGGGAGTCGCACAGGGTAG
- a CDS encoding Rpn family recombination-promoting nuclease/putative transposase: MAQARWDMGALRPIDDLMFRVMARDKAFCGELLGVLLQDRGLEVVECKPQSAVTNPQGRSAVLDALCELSDGRFVDVEVQRADDDDLQRRVRYYASLVTADRTRPGGRFADVPDVCVALVCEFDPLGEGCSLYHVDRVVRESGRTLENGLSELYVNALARDGGEVSALMRVFTEAEAYDEERFPETSRVKRRLRETEEGRKDMGSVIEEIREEIRAECIAEGIAEGIETGRAEGIAEGEARGEARGEVRGTLKTLVRLVRDGLVSVQDAAASAGVDADEIRRTLAAEG; this comes from the coding sequence ATGGCACAGGCGAGGTGGGACATGGGCGCGCTGAGGCCCATAGACGACCTGATGTTTCGGGTGATGGCGAGGGACAAGGCCTTCTGCGGGGAGCTCCTGGGGGTGCTGCTCCAGGACAGGGGGCTCGAAGTGGTGGAGTGCAAGCCGCAGTCCGCCGTCACGAATCCGCAGGGGCGCTCGGCGGTCCTCGACGCCCTCTGCGAGCTCTCCGACGGCAGGTTCGTGGACGTGGAGGTGCAGCGCGCCGACGATGACGACCTCCAGAGGAGGGTGCGCTACTACGCCTCGCTCGTGACGGCGGACAGGACGCGTCCGGGAGGGCGCTTCGCCGACGTCCCGGACGTCTGCGTGGCGCTCGTCTGCGAGTTCGACCCCCTCGGGGAGGGCTGCTCGCTGTATCATGTGGACAGGGTCGTGAGGGAGAGCGGGCGGACCTTGGAGAACGGCCTCTCGGAGCTCTACGTGAACGCCCTGGCGAGGGACGGCGGCGAGGTCTCGGCCCTCATGAGGGTGTTCACGGAGGCCGAGGCGTACGATGAGGAGCGCTTTCCGGAGACCTCGAGGGTGAAGAGAAGGCTCAGGGAGACGGAGGAGGGGCGAAAGGACATGGGCAGCGTCATAGAGGAGATTCGAGAGGAGATCCGCGCGGAGTGCATCGCGGAGGGCATCGCGGAGGGCATCGAGACGGGCAGGGCCGAGGGCATCGCCGAGGGCGAGGCGAGAGGCGAGGCGAGAGGCGAGGTCAGGGGGACGCTCAAGACGCTCGTCCGGCTCGTGCGTGACGGGCTCGTGAGCGTGCAGGACGCCGCCGCATCGGCGGGGGTGGACGCCGACGAGATCAGGCGCACGCTCGCTGCGGAGGGGTGA
- a CDS encoding glycoside hydrolase family 1 protein: MGFKKGFLWGGACAANQFEGAWDLDGKGDSVPDHCKGGVFNKQKVITVDIDPRQLYPSHEAIDFYHHYKEDIALFAEMGFNVFRTSINWCRIFPTGLETEPNEAGLRFYDAIFDECLRHGIEPLVTLSHYETPYALVRRFNGWLGHELIACYEKLCHVLFERYKDKVRYWLTFNEINCSTLGFGAMFGTSILRGFEGSRDKLEVSPNDRLQALHHQLVASARVVRYAHERYPQFKMGCMTVFLQTYAATCDPADELKNQHNMRQHVWYTSDVQVRGCYPSYAKRLWAQSDVHLKMEPGDEEVLREGTVDFFGLSYYMTNLVGTHDDLEEVGGSNVAGGGRNPYLAASEWGWQIDPDGLRFSLNEIYDRYQIPLMVVENGLGAQDVVEDDGSVHDTYRIDYLRRHVTAMREAVADGVDLMGYTWWGPLDLVSNGTGEMRKRYGFIFVDKHDDGTGTLARSRKDSFYYYQRVIASNGEDLGD; this comes from the coding sequence ATGGGTTTCAAGAAGGGGTTCCTGTGGGGCGGCGCCTGCGCCGCGAACCAGTTCGAGGGTGCGTGGGACCTTGATGGCAAGGGTGACTCGGTACCCGATCACTGCAAGGGAGGGGTGTTCAACAAGCAGAAGGTCATCACGGTCGACATCGATCCTCGGCAACTCTATCCGAGTCATGAGGCCATAGACTTCTATCATCACTACAAGGAGGACATAGCCCTCTTTGCCGAGATGGGCTTTAACGTCTTTCGTACCTCCATCAACTGGTGTCGCATCTTTCCCACCGGCCTCGAGACCGAGCCGAACGAGGCCGGCCTCAGGTTCTACGATGCCATCTTCGATGAGTGCCTGAGGCATGGGATCGAGCCCTTGGTAACGCTCTCGCATTATGAGACCCCCTACGCCCTCGTCAGGCGCTTTAACGGCTGGCTTGGGCACGAGCTGATTGCCTGTTACGAGAAGCTGTGCCATGTTCTGTTCGAGCGCTACAAGGATAAGGTGAGGTACTGGCTTACCTTTAACGAGATCAACTGCTCGACCCTGGGCTTTGGTGCCATGTTTGGCACCTCCATCCTCCGTGGTTTCGAGGGTTCGCGCGACAAGCTTGAGGTCTCGCCAAATGACCGGTTGCAGGCCCTGCACCACCAGCTTGTTGCCTCTGCGAGGGTGGTGAGGTATGCGCACGAGCGCTATCCGCAGTTCAAGATGGGTTGCATGACCGTCTTCCTCCAGACCTATGCCGCGACCTGCGATCCTGCTGACGAGCTGAAGAACCAGCACAACATGCGACAGCACGTGTGGTATACCTCAGACGTGCAGGTGAGAGGCTGCTACCCAAGCTATGCCAAGCGGCTGTGGGCCCAGAGTGACGTCCACCTCAAGATGGAGCCTGGTGACGAGGAGGTCCTGCGCGAGGGCACAGTAGACTTCTTCGGCCTCTCCTACTACATGACCAATCTCGTCGGGACGCATGATGACCTGGAGGAGGTGGGTGGCAGCAATGTTGCCGGAGGCGGCAGGAATCCCTATCTGGCCGCCTCGGAGTGGGGCTGGCAGATTGACCCCGACGGTCTGCGCTTCTCTCTGAACGAGATTTATGACCGCTATCAGATTCCTCTGATGGTTGTCGAGAACGGGCTTGGTGCGCAGGACGTGGTCGAGGACGATGGGTCCGTTCATGACACGTACCGCATTGACTATCTGAGAAGACATGTCACGGCGATGCGTGAGGCCGTTGCCGATGGCGTGGACCTCATGGGTTATACCTGGTGGGGTCCCCTTGACCTCGTCTCCAACGGAACCGGCGAGATGCGCAAGCGTTACGGATTCATCTTCGTCGACAAGCACGATGATGGCACGGGAACGCTCGCGCGCAGTCGCAAGGACAGCTTCTACTATTACCAGAGGGTCATCGCCAGCAACGGCGAGGACCTGGGTGACTGA
- a CDS encoding AEC family transporter: protein MPFTILITQVLAMLVMLSVGYVSYRAHLLSDAGVGDLANVVMYVASPAVMVTSFLGAFRMEKLVNAGACALLTIVILLMCALVARIFCGGEGRISRFGVIFSNTGFVGIPLVQSILGQEYVLYVTVCIAVSIFFVWTYGVYLVTGSFQEVSLAKVLTNPAVTTLFLGFALFLLSVRLPDFLSVACSTLGSINTGGAMIVLGCYLAQTRLGHMIRDLRIYKVSLLRLVVSPLLCCALLWLLPAQLISADIKMVVLITFATPVGAMCAMLSQKYKGNYEYGAGLVSLSTLLSLATMPLMLGLGMMVLS from the coding sequence GTGCCGTTCACGATACTCATCACGCAGGTCCTGGCCATGCTCGTGATGTTGTCCGTAGGATATGTGTCCTACCGTGCGCATCTTCTCAGTGACGCGGGCGTGGGGGACCTGGCGAATGTCGTCATGTATGTCGCCTCGCCTGCGGTCATGGTCACCTCCTTTTTGGGGGCCTTTCGCATGGAGAAGCTCGTGAACGCAGGAGCCTGTGCGCTTCTCACCATCGTCATCCTGCTTATGTGCGCCCTCGTTGCTAGGATCTTCTGTGGCGGCGAGGGCAGGATCTCTCGCTTTGGCGTCATCTTCTCGAACACGGGCTTTGTGGGCATTCCGCTCGTCCAGAGCATCCTTGGCCAGGAGTATGTGCTCTACGTCACGGTATGCATCGCAGTCTCGATCTTCTTCGTATGGACCTACGGAGTCTATCTTGTTACGGGGTCTTTTCAGGAGGTCTCGCTTGCCAAGGTGCTCACGAATCCTGCGGTCACCACCCTGTTTTTGGGCTTCGCTCTCTTTCTGCTGAGCGTGCGGCTGCCAGACTTTCTGAGTGTCGCCTGCTCGACGCTAGGCTCGATAAACACGGGGGGCGCCATGATTGTCTTGGGCTGTTACCTGGCACAGACGAGGCTTGGACACATGATACGCGACCTGCGCATCTACAAGGTGAGCCTCCTGAGGCTCGTGGTGTCTCCGCTTCTTTGTTGCGCACTGCTCTGGCTGCTGCCTGCGCAGCTCATATCCGCTGACATCAAAATGGTCGTGCTCATTACCTTTGCCACGCCAGTGGGGGCGATGTGTGCCATGCTCAGTCAGAAGTATAAGGGTAACTACGAATATGGGGCAGGACTCGTCTCGCTCTCGACGTTGCTTTCGCTCGCGACCATGCCTCTGATGCTCGGGCTGGGCATGATGGTGCTCTCGTAG
- a CDS encoding glycoside hydrolase family 1 protein: MGKAFPDGFLWGGATAANQCEGAWDVGGKGLTVADVVAYKPHVDKRDYKALHGITSAQIEAAMASDDLHEYPRRHGIDFYHRYKEDIDLFAEMGFKTLRLSIQWARLFPTGTEEKPNEEGVAFYEGLLSYLRERGIEPLVTLHHYEQPLYLANHYDGWRDRKVIDLFVRYARVCFERFGHLVRYWLSFNEIDSVFRHPWTTIGICEDRYPADELEQIIYQCVHNQFVASALATKLLHQLVPGAQMGCMLTRTLTYPLNCDPQNMLLAQRDNRENYLYADVQVRGAYPSWVWRYWQDRGIRVDFGLDDEAILAQYPVDFVSFSYYMSLVDSTDADRREKVGGNLATGVRNPYLETSDWGWQVDPQGLRYALIDLWDRYQRPLFIVENGLGAHDVMNEDGSIDDDYRIDYFRSHIKAIAAAIADGVEVMGYTPWGCIDLVSLSTCEMSKRYGFIYVDLDDDGNGSYARSRKKSFWWYQGVIASNGEVL, translated from the coding sequence ATGGGCAAGGCATTTCCAGATGGCTTCTTGTGGGGTGGAGCCACGGCGGCGAACCAGTGCGAGGGGGCCTGGGACGTTGGGGGCAAGGGCCTTACGGTCGCCGATGTCGTAGCGTATAAGCCTCACGTCGACAAACGTGACTACAAGGCGCTCCATGGCATCACCTCCGCGCAGATCGAGGCCGCCATGGCCTCTGATGACCTACACGAGTATCCTCGTCGCCATGGCATCGACTTCTATCACCGCTACAAGGAGGACATCGACCTCTTTGCCGAGATGGGATTTAAGACGTTGCGCCTCTCGATTCAGTGGGCACGCCTGTTCCCCACGGGCACGGAGGAAAAACCCAACGAGGAGGGTGTCGCGTTCTATGAGGGTCTGCTCTCCTACCTCCGGGAGAGGGGCATTGAGCCGCTTGTCACCCTGCATCACTACGAGCAGCCCCTCTATCTTGCGAACCACTATGACGGATGGCGTGATCGTAAGGTCATCGACCTCTTCGTGCGTTACGCCAGGGTGTGCTTCGAGCGCTTTGGGCATCTCGTCAGGTACTGGCTCAGCTTCAACGAGATTGACTCCGTCTTTCGCCACCCTTGGACCACGATAGGCATCTGCGAGGACCGCTATCCTGCAGATGAGCTCGAACAGATCATCTACCAGTGCGTTCACAACCAGTTCGTCGCCTCTGCACTCGCGACCAAGCTCCTGCACCAGCTGGTGCCGGGCGCACAGATGGGCTGCATGCTCACGCGCACGCTCACCTATCCCCTGAACTGTGATCCCCAGAACATGCTGCTTGCCCAGCGTGACAACCGAGAGAACTACCTCTATGCCGACGTGCAGGTGCGTGGCGCGTATCCCTCCTGGGTATGGCGCTACTGGCAGGACAGGGGTATTCGCGTGGACTTTGGCCTCGACGACGAGGCGATTCTCGCGCAGTACCCGGTTGACTTCGTCTCGTTCTCGTACTACATGTCGCTGGTAGACTCCACGGATGCCGACAGGCGCGAGAAGGTTGGGGGTAACCTTGCCACAGGGGTCAGGAACCCCTACCTCGAGACCTCGGACTGGGGCTGGCAGGTTGACCCTCAGGGCCTGCGGTATGCCCTCATCGACCTGTGGGATCGCTATCAGAGGCCCCTCTTCATCGTCGAGAATGGCTTGGGCGCCCATGACGTCATGAACGAGGACGGTTCGATCGACGATGACTACCGCATCGACTACTTCCGCAGCCACATCAAGGCCATTGCCGCCGCCATCGCCGATGGCGTGGAGGTCATGGGTTACACCCCCTGGGGCTGCATCGATCTGGTCTCGCTCTCCACCTGCGAGATGAGCAAGCGGTATGGCTTCATATACGTGGACCTTGATGATGACGGCAACGGCAGCTATGCCCGTAGCCGTAAGAAGAGCTTCTGGTGGTACCAAGGGGTCATTGCGTCGAACGGAGAGGTCCTGTAG